One segment of Pseudomonadota bacterium DNA contains the following:
- a CDS encoding N-acetyltransferase gives MNFIHESARLGSNVTVGRFAVIEEGVVIGDDTTIGHGVVVHRDTHIGARCQIGDNSVVGRQPAIPATSTLKTRGDLSGAALPPLRIGDASTVGALVVLYAGSTYGEQVYVADLASIRENCTIGRAVIVGRGVTVENQCSIGDYTKIQAEAYITALSTLEDNVFIAPTVSTTNDNYMARTEERFKHRKGATVKSRARIGGNAVLLPGVTVDVEAVVGAGSVVTRDVPKATVVYGSPARPQRPVPAEQLLGPVENTKEQVHS, from the coding sequence ATGAACTTCATTCACGAATCTGCGCGGCTCGGTAGCAACGTCACCGTCGGACGCTTCGCCGTCATCGAGGAGGGTGTCGTCATCGGCGACGACACGACCATCGGGCACGGCGTCGTGGTGCACCGCGACACGCACATCGGCGCCCGCTGCCAGATCGGCGACAACAGCGTGGTGGGTCGTCAGCCCGCCATTCCCGCCACCAGCACGCTGAAGACACGCGGCGACCTGAGCGGTGCCGCTCTGCCGCCCCTGCGCATCGGTGACGCCAGCACGGTCGGCGCCCTCGTCGTGCTCTACGCGGGCAGCACCTACGGCGAGCAGGTATACGTGGCCGACCTGGCGTCGATTCGCGAGAACTGCACCATCGGCAGAGCGGTCATCGTGGGTCGCGGCGTCACGGTCGAGAACCAGTGCAGCATCGGCGACTACACAAAGATCCAGGCCGAAGCCTACATCACGGCGCTTTCCACTCTTGAAGACAACGTCTTCATCGCCCCCACCGTCTCCACCACCAACGACAACTACATGGCCCGCACGGAGGAGCGCTTCAAGCATCGCAAGGGCGCCACCGTGAAGTCACGCGCGCGCATCGGCGGCAACGCCGTGCTGCTCCCCGGCGTGACCGTCGACGTGGAGGCCGTGGTGGGCGCTGGTTCGGTGGTCACCCGCGACGTGCCCAAAGCCACCGTCGTCTATGGCTCTCCCGCCCGCCCGCAGCGACCGGTTCCCGCCGAACAGCTGCTCGGACCCGTTGAAAACACAAAGGAACAGGTGCACTCATGA
- a CDS encoding DegT/DnrJ/EryC1/StrS family aminotransferase produces the protein MVDLKLQYTTLEEQFKSVVCDVMASAAYINGADVGKLECEFAGYNDVPFTVACANGTDALHIAIRALGLGPGDEIITTSFTFIATSGAISMNGVTPVFVDIDPTSYNIDPAAIEAAITPRTRAIMPVHLYGNPADMDAILAIADKHKLAVIEDCAQATGATWRGRKVGTMGTVGCFSFFPSKNLGCFGDGGIITTRDEQLARRMRAIASHGSQVRYHNDILGFNSRLDTIQAAILRVKLPHLDRWNEGRRAAARRYTAALSGSGIVTPAESEHGHHVYHQYTLRHPQRDAIKDALQAAGIASMIYYPIPVHLQKLYATLPHRHGSLPQTEAAATQVLSLPMYPELTEAQTTRIAETVLKAISGVATTA, from the coding sequence ATGGTCGACCTCAAGCTGCAGTACACGACACTCGAAGAGCAGTTCAAGAGCGTCGTGTGCGATGTCATGGCCAGCGCGGCCTACATCAACGGTGCAGACGTGGGCAAGCTCGAATGCGAGTTCGCCGGCTACAACGACGTGCCGTTCACGGTGGCCTGCGCCAATGGCACCGACGCCCTGCACATCGCCATACGCGCCCTCGGACTCGGGCCCGGTGACGAGATCATCACCACATCGTTCACGTTCATCGCCACCTCGGGCGCCATCTCGATGAACGGGGTCACGCCGGTCTTCGTCGACATCGATCCCACGTCATACAACATCGACCCCGCCGCCATCGAGGCGGCCATCACGCCGCGCACCCGCGCCATCATGCCGGTGCACCTCTACGGCAACCCCGCCGACATGGACGCGATACTGGCCATCGCCGACAAGCACAAGCTCGCGGTCATCGAAGACTGCGCCCAGGCCACCGGCGCCACGTGGCGCGGCCGCAAGGTGGGCACCATGGGTACCGTGGGCTGCTTCTCGTTCTTCCCCAGCAAGAATCTTGGGTGCTTCGGCGACGGTGGCATCATCACGACCCGTGACGAGCAGCTCGCCCGCCGCATGCGCGCCATCGCGTCGCACGGCAGCCAGGTGCGATACCACAACGACATCCTCGGGTTCAACAGCCGTCTCGACACGATACAGGCCGCCATCCTGCGGGTGAAGCTGCCGCATCTCGATCGGTGGAACGAAGGTCGGCGCGCCGCCGCGCGCCGCTACACGGCGGCCCTGTCCGGCAGCGGCATCGTGACGCCGGCCGAGAGCGAGCACGGTCACCACGTGTATCACCAGTACACGCTGCGCCATCCCCAGCGTGACGCGATCAAAGATGCCCTGCAGGCGGCCGGCATCGCCAGCATGATCTACTACCCCATCCCGGTGCACCTGCAGAAGCTCTACGCCACCCTGCCGCACCGGCACGGATCGCTTCCGCAGACCGAAGCCGCTGCCACGCAGGTGCTCAGCCTGCCCATGTATCCGGAGCTCACCGAAGCGCAGACCACCCGAATCGCGGAAACCGTTCTCAAGGCCATCAGCGGAGTGGCCACCACCGCGTAG
- a CDS encoding nucleotide sugar dehydrogenase: MLSVESGQNLSEKLRTRTARIGIIGLGYVGLPLALEFARVGFSVYGIDGNRSKISRVNEGIDYINNQNALVREQVEAGRLVAGSDLDELSNRDVIIICVPTPLTRNREPDISYVTSVGRDVAARLRKGQLVVLESTTYPGTTDEVLLPMFTARDLQAGKDFYLAFSPERVDPGNKTFGTSNTPKIIGGVTPQCSELTRELYAQIISEVHVASSARVAEMVKLLENIFRCVNIALVNELALLSRRMDVDIWEVIRLASTKPYGYMPFYPGPGLGGHCIPIDPFYLTWKAREYDFQTRFIELAGEINMQMPERVIDMVIDALGTVYRPLRGSKVLVLGAAYKRDVADARESPSLKIIELLEKRGADVSYNDEFLPHIEVSGKSYTSTSLGELGTYDCVIIATDHSTYDFTRIVRESRLVIDTHNATGARGEKHVFIL; encoded by the coding sequence ATGCTCAGTGTTGAATCGGGTCAGAATCTCAGCGAGAAGCTTCGCACGCGCACCGCGCGCATCGGCATCATCGGCCTGGGCTATGTGGGCCTTCCCCTGGCGCTCGAGTTCGCCCGCGTCGGCTTCTCGGTCTACGGCATCGACGGCAACAGGTCGAAGATCAGCCGGGTCAACGAGGGCATCGACTACATCAACAACCAGAATGCCCTGGTGCGCGAGCAGGTCGAGGCCGGTCGGCTGGTGGCCGGGTCAGATCTCGACGAGCTGTCGAATCGCGACGTCATCATCATCTGCGTTCCCACGCCGCTGACACGCAACCGCGAGCCGGACATCAGCTACGTCACCTCGGTGGGGCGCGATGTGGCCGCCCGCCTTCGCAAGGGGCAGCTGGTGGTGCTCGAGAGCACCACCTACCCCGGCACCACCGACGAAGTTCTCCTGCCCATGTTCACCGCACGAGACCTTCAAGCTGGCAAGGACTTCTACCTGGCCTTCTCTCCCGAGCGCGTCGACCCCGGCAACAAGACCTTCGGTACGTCGAACACCCCGAAGATCATCGGTGGCGTCACCCCGCAGTGCTCTGAGCTCACCCGCGAGCTGTACGCCCAGATCATCAGCGAGGTTCACGTGGCGTCAAGCGCGCGGGTCGCGGAGATGGTGAAGCTGCTCGAGAACATCTTCCGCTGCGTGAACATCGCCCTGGTGAACGAGCTGGCGCTGCTCTCGCGCCGAATGGACGTCGACATCTGGGAGGTCATCCGCCTCGCCTCCACCAAGCCGTATGGCTACATGCCCTTCTATCCTGGCCCCGGCCTGGGTGGGCACTGCATTCCCATCGACCCGTTCTACCTGACCTGGAAGGCGCGCGAATACGATTTCCAGACCCGTTTCATCGAGCTCGCCGGCGAGATCAACATGCAGATGCCCGAGCGCGTCATCGACATGGTCATCGACGCCCTCGGCACGGTCTACCGACCGCTTCGCGGCTCGAAGGTGCTCGTGCTCGGCGCGGCCTACAAGCGTGACGTGGCCGACGCACGCGAGTCGCCCTCCCTCAAGATCATCGAGCTCCTCGAGAAGCGCGGCGCGGACGTCTCCTACAACGACGAGTTCCTTCCCCACATCGAGGTGAGCGGCAAGTCGTACACGTCGACGAGCCTGGGCGAGCTCGGCACATACGACTGCGTCATCATCGCCACCGACCACAGCACCTACGATTTCACCAGAATCGTGCGCGAATCCCGACTGGTGATCGATACCCACAACGCCACGGGCGCCAGAGGAGAGAAGCATGTCTTCATCCTCTGA
- a CDS encoding gfo/Idh/MocA family oxidoreductase: MSSSSEATTRQRALVVGGGAWGQNVIRTLHQMGALAAVCEMSESRRTQLAEVFPGVPVYAGLTDMLAAFPKLPVFVTTPPFTHHALAMAALEDDRDVFVEKPMTVSVEDARSLARHAQARDRIAMVGHLLLYTPAVERLRERLTELGPIRYLHAQRLNLGRVRREENVLWSFACHDIAVMLHLLDEWPEAVSCTGRGFLHPDVEDVSWMQMRFPSGRLASIQVGWLEPERVRKLKVVGEKACAIIDELAAAPLQIVRQTVDLQTLKTEVQSTETPVLDAFEPLARECQHFLDCVRDRTTPRSPATQGVAVVEILQSTTTSLRKGGEWIEVEQQDELHSRICAAR, encoded by the coding sequence ATGTCTTCATCCTCTGAGGCCACGACCCGCCAGCGAGCGCTGGTGGTCGGCGGAGGCGCCTGGGGCCAGAACGTCATCCGAACCCTGCACCAGATGGGCGCGCTGGCGGCCGTGTGCGAGATGAGCGAATCGCGCAGGACACAGCTCGCGGAAGTCTTCCCTGGCGTACCCGTGTACGCTGGCCTGACTGACATGCTGGCCGCCTTCCCGAAGCTCCCTGTCTTCGTCACCACGCCCCCGTTCACGCACCACGCCTTGGCCATGGCCGCCCTCGAGGACGACCGCGATGTCTTCGTGGAGAAGCCCATGACCGTCTCGGTCGAAGACGCGCGAAGCCTGGCGCGACACGCGCAGGCGCGCGATCGAATCGCCATGGTCGGGCATCTGCTGCTCTACACCCCCGCGGTGGAGCGGCTTCGCGAGCGGCTGACCGAGCTCGGCCCCATCCGCTATCTGCACGCCCAGCGCCTCAACCTGGGTCGCGTGCGCCGCGAGGAGAACGTGCTCTGGAGCTTCGCCTGTCATGACATCGCGGTGATGCTGCATCTGCTCGACGAGTGGCCGGAAGCCGTGTCGTGCACCGGACGCGGCTTCCTTCACCCCGATGTGGAAGACGTCTCCTGGATGCAGATGCGCTTCCCCTCCGGTCGTCTGGCCTCGATCCAGGTGGGCTGGCTCGAGCCGGAACGCGTGCGCAAGCTGAAGGTGGTGGGCGAGAAGGCCTGCGCCATCATCGACGAGCTGGCCGCTGCACCCCTGCAGATCGTTCGCCAGACGGTCGATCTGCAGACCCTGAAGACCGAGGTTCAGAGCACCGAGACCCCCGTGCTCGATGCATTCGAGCCCCTGGCGCGAGAGTGCCAGCACTTCCTGGACTGCGTGCGTGATCGAACCACGCCGCGCTCCCCCGCCACGCAAGGGGTGGCCGTGGTCGAGATCCTTCAATCAACAACCACATCTCTCCGCAAGGGCGGAGAATGGATCGAGGTAGAGCAGCAAGATGAACTTCATTCACGAATCTGCGCGGCTCGGTAG